Proteins encoded together in one Chelonoidis abingdonii isolate Lonesome George chromosome 1, CheloAbing_2.0, whole genome shotgun sequence window:
- the GPM6B gene encoding neuronal membrane glycoprotein M6-b isoform X5, with the protein MKPAMETAVEENTEQSQEKKGCFECCIKCLGGVPYASLVATILCFSGVALFCGCGHVALTGTISILEQHFSTNSSDHALLSEVIQLMQYVIYGIASFFFLYGIILLAEGFYTTSAVKELHGEFKTTACGRCISGMFVFLTYVLGVAWLGVFGFSAVPVFMFYNIWSTCEVIKSLQTNMTASGDQICVDVRQYGIIPWNAVPGRACGPILENICNTNEFYMSYHLFIVACAGAGATVIALLIYMMATTYNYAVLKFKSREDCCTKF; encoded by the exons GTTGCTTTGAATGTTGCATTAAGTGCCTGGGAGGAGTTCCATATGCTTCACTTGTGGCAACCATTCTCTGCTTTTCTGGGGTAGCACTGTTTTGTGGCTGTGGTCATGTGGCTCTCACTGGAACCATATCTATCCTTGAACAACACTTCTCCACAAACTCCAGTGACCATGCTTTGCTGAGTGAAGT CATACAGCTAATGCAGTATGTAATCTATGGCAttgcatcattttttttcttatatggaATAATCCTTTTGGCGGAAGGTTTTTATACAACAAGTGCTGTGAAGGAACTGCATGGTGAGTTCAAAACAACAGCCTGTGGCCGATGCATCAGTGGAATG TTTGTTTTCCTCACATATGTGCTTGGAGTGGCCTGGCTTGGGGTCTTTGGCTTTTCTGCTGTGCCTGTCTTTATGTTCTATAACATATGGTCAACTTGTGAAGTCATCAAATCACTCCAGACAAATATGACAGCTTCAGGGGACCAGATCTGTGTGGATGTCAGGCAATACG GTATCATCCCTTGGAATGCTGTACCAGGCAGGGCTTGTGGTCCAATTTTAGAGAACATCTGCAACACAAATGAG TTCTACATGTCCTATCACCTGTTCATTGTGGCCTGTGCTGGAGCTGGTGCCACTGTCATAGCCCTG CTGATCTACATGATGGCTACCACATATAACTATGCTGTTTTGAAGTTTAAGAGTCGGGAAGATTGCTGCACTAAATTCTAA
- the GPM6B gene encoding neuronal membrane glycoprotein M6-b isoform X4 encodes MGCFECCIKCLGGVPYASLVATILCFSGVALFCGCGHVALTGTISILEQHFSTNSSDHALLSEVIQLMQYVIYGIASFFFLYGIILLAEGFYTTSAVKELHGEFKTTACGRCISGMFVFLTYVLGVAWLGVFGFSAVPVFMFYNIWSTCEVIKSLQTNMTASGDQICVDVRQYGIIPWNAVPGRACGPILENICNTNEFYMSYHLFIVACAGAGATVIALIHFLMILSSNWAYLKDASKMQAYQDIKAKEEQELQDIQSRSKEQLNSYT; translated from the exons GTTGCTTTGAATGTTGCATTAAGTGCCTGGGAGGAGTTCCATATGCTTCACTTGTGGCAACCATTCTCTGCTTTTCTGGGGTAGCACTGTTTTGTGGCTGTGGTCATGTGGCTCTCACTGGAACCATATCTATCCTTGAACAACACTTCTCCACAAACTCCAGTGACCATGCTTTGCTGAGTGAAGT CATACAGCTAATGCAGTATGTAATCTATGGCAttgcatcattttttttcttatatggaATAATCCTTTTGGCGGAAGGTTTTTATACAACAAGTGCTGTGAAGGAACTGCATGGTGAGTTCAAAACAACAGCCTGTGGCCGATGCATCAGTGGAATG TTTGTTTTCCTCACATATGTGCTTGGAGTGGCCTGGCTTGGGGTCTTTGGCTTTTCTGCTGTGCCTGTCTTTATGTTCTATAACATATGGTCAACTTGTGAAGTCATCAAATCACTCCAGACAAATATGACAGCTTCAGGGGACCAGATCTGTGTGGATGTCAGGCAATACG GTATCATCCCTTGGAATGCTGTACCAGGCAGGGCTTGTGGTCCAATTTTAGAGAACATCTGCAACACAAATGAG TTCTACATGTCCTATCACCTGTTCATTGTGGCCTGTGCTGGAGCTGGTGCCACTGTCATAGCCCTG ATCCACTTCCTCATGATACTGTCTTCTAACTGGGCCTACTTAAAGGATGCAAGCAAAATGCAAGCTTACCAAGATATCAAAGCAAAAGAAGAGCAGGAGCTTCAAGATATCCAGTCTCGGTCAAAAGAGCAACTCAATTCATACACATAA
- the GPM6B gene encoding neuronal membrane glycoprotein M6-b isoform X3, whose translation MKPAMETAVEENTEQSQEKKGCFECCIKCLGGVPYASLVATILCFSGVALFCGCGHVALTGTISILEQHFSTNSSDHALLSEVIQLMQYVIYGIASFFFLYGIILLAEGFYTTSAVKELHGEFKTTACGRCISGMFVFLTYVLGVAWLGVFGFSAVPVFMFYNIWSTCEVIKSLQTNMTASGDQICVDVRQYGIIPWNAVPGRACGPILENICNTNEFYMSYHLFIVACAGAGATVIALIHFLMILSSNWAYLKDASKMQAYQDIKAKEEQELQDIQSRSKEQLNSYT comes from the exons GTTGCTTTGAATGTTGCATTAAGTGCCTGGGAGGAGTTCCATATGCTTCACTTGTGGCAACCATTCTCTGCTTTTCTGGGGTAGCACTGTTTTGTGGCTGTGGTCATGTGGCTCTCACTGGAACCATATCTATCCTTGAACAACACTTCTCCACAAACTCCAGTGACCATGCTTTGCTGAGTGAAGT CATACAGCTAATGCAGTATGTAATCTATGGCAttgcatcattttttttcttatatggaATAATCCTTTTGGCGGAAGGTTTTTATACAACAAGTGCTGTGAAGGAACTGCATGGTGAGTTCAAAACAACAGCCTGTGGCCGATGCATCAGTGGAATG TTTGTTTTCCTCACATATGTGCTTGGAGTGGCCTGGCTTGGGGTCTTTGGCTTTTCTGCTGTGCCTGTCTTTATGTTCTATAACATATGGTCAACTTGTGAAGTCATCAAATCACTCCAGACAAATATGACAGCTTCAGGGGACCAGATCTGTGTGGATGTCAGGCAATACG GTATCATCCCTTGGAATGCTGTACCAGGCAGGGCTTGTGGTCCAATTTTAGAGAACATCTGCAACACAAATGAG TTCTACATGTCCTATCACCTGTTCATTGTGGCCTGTGCTGGAGCTGGTGCCACTGTCATAGCCCTG ATCCACTTCCTCATGATACTGTCTTCTAACTGGGCCTACTTAAAGGATGCAAGCAAAATGCAAGCTTACCAAGATATCAAAGCAAAAGAAGAGCAGGAGCTTCAAGATATCCAGTCTCGGTCAAAAGAGCAACTCAATTCATACACATAA